The Impatiens glandulifera chromosome 3, dImpGla2.1, whole genome shotgun sequence genome contains a region encoding:
- the LOC124931631 gene encoding ATP-dependent Clp protease proteolytic subunit 3, chloroplastic encodes MEGCCLTFATSSATTRPTNISSSNEGPGIRRLQINNRRQLISLSSSSRSRRSKRAASAVVKASRAQLKIPLSGNLDSSNYSTAPSWMPRFEELDTTSMLLRQRIIFLGSQVDDVTADFIISQLLFLDAEDNTKDIKLLINSPGGSVTAGMGIYDAMKLCKADVSTICMGLAASMGAFLLASGSKGKRFCMPNGRVMIHQPLGTAGGKATDMSIRIREMVYHKVKLNKILSRVTGKPEEQIEEDTDRDNFMNAWEAKEYGLVDGVIDDGKPGLVAPIAEAISPTKTKVWDQWKIEGSKKAIKNLPSEERVLQNGHVTGEGIEKERK; translated from the exons ATGGAAGGATGTTGTTTAACATTCGCAACGTCGTCCGCAACCACCAGACCTACGAACATCAGTAGCAGTAACGAAGGACCTGGTATAAGAAGATTGCAGATCAACAACCGTCGTCAATTGATCTCACTATCTTCTTCTAGTCGAAGCAGAAGATCAAAACGAGCCGCTTCGGCTGTTGTCAAGGCTTCTCGAGCACAGCTCAAGATTCCGCTATCGGGAAACTTGGATTCCTCCAATTATTCGACCGCACCTTCATGGATGCCTAGATTTGAAGAGCTTGATACCACCAGCATGCTCCTTCGCCAGAGAATCATATTCTTGGGCTCTCAG GTCGATGACGTTACAGCTGATTTTATCATAAGTCAGTTATTGTTTCTGGATGCTGAAGATAACACCAAGGACATAAAACTTCTGATAAACTCACCTGGTGGTTCGGTCACTGCAG GAATGGGGATATATGATGCTATGAAACTGTGTAAAGCAGATGTTTCTACCATTTGCATGGGGCTTGCTGCGTCAATGGGTGCCTTTCTTCTTGCATCTGGTAGTAAGGGGAAAAGGTTCTGCATGCCTAATGGAAGAGTGATGATCCATCAGCCACTTGGAACTGCTGGTGGAAAA GCAACAGATATGAGTATACGGATAAGGGAGATGGTTTATCACAAAGTGAAGCTGAACAAAATATTATCTAGAGTAACCGGAAAGCCAGAGGAGCAG ATTGAAGAAGATACAGATCGTGATAATTTCATGAATGCTTGGGAGGCAAAGGAATATGGGTTAGTGGATGGGGTGATTGATGATGGTAAGCCTGGACTAGTTGCGCCCATTGCTGAAGCAATATCTCCTACAAAAACCAAGGTATGGGATCAATGGAAAATCGAAGGGAGCAAGAAAGCGATCAAGAATTTGCCATCAGAAGAACGGGTTCTCCAAAATGGCCATGTAACTGGTGAAGGAATCGAAAAGGAACGGAAATAA